The following proteins are encoded in a genomic region of Methylococcales bacterium:
- a CDS encoding spermine synthase produces MNKYGGLLIHQSYDEQGLIEVIDTKGIRSLHFGNDAQQSSVQLSHPYQLYLRYTQTLMSWLLFKPIINDVLMIGLGGGTLANYFLYHFDDCNVKVVEYRPNVLKIARSHFGLPLKESRLKTLIADGSDYLRKQSTHDEGRYPLMIIDAFDSQGMSDAVTHSAFFDHCKSALNQEGLLVINLWKTDKALYEKISWDLQQVFHERVLFLPVEGRDNVIAFAFNDGFQPLNFKSLIKQTYQLQQSHFLDFPLYLKKLKTNNPTTFKKIVLS; encoded by the coding sequence ATGAATAAATATGGAGGGCTATTGATTCATCAAAGTTATGATGAGCAAGGTTTAATTGAAGTAATTGATACTAAAGGGATTCGGTCGTTACATTTTGGTAATGATGCCCAGCAAAGTAGTGTTCAATTATCGCATCCGTATCAATTATATTTACGGTACACTCAAACGTTAATGAGTTGGTTATTATTTAAACCGATAATTAATGATGTCTTGATGATTGGCTTAGGGGGCGGAACATTGGCTAATTATTTTTTATATCATTTTGACGATTGCAACGTAAAAGTAGTTGAATATCGACCTAATGTGCTAAAAATTGCGCGTAGCCATTTTGGACTACCGCTAAAAGAGTCACGTTTAAAAACCTTAATTGCCGATGGCAGTGATTATTTACGAAAACAATCGACGCATGACGAAGGACGTTATCCTCTTATGATTATTGATGCTTTTGACAGCCAAGGGATGTCGGATGCAGTAACGCACAGTGCTTTTTTCGATCACTGTAAATCAGCCCTTAACCAAGAGGGTTTATTAGTCATTAACTTATGGAAAACCGATAAAGCTCTTTATGAAAAAATAAGTTGGGATTTACAGCAGGTTTTTCATGAACGGGTCTTATTTTTACCAGTAGAAGGACGTGATAATGTGATTGCCTTTGCTTTTAATGACGGTTTTCAACCCTTAAACTTTAAATCGTTAATTAAACAGACTTACCAACTACAGCAGTCTCATTTTCTTGATTTTCCTTTGTATTTGAAAAAACTAAAAACAAATAACCCGACAACATTTAAAAAAATCGTCTTGTCTTAG
- a CDS encoding M48 family metalloprotease gives MKLKFAILTVSFAFFSTALYAITPSKINLPDMGDSSGTLISPIQEQKLGEAFFRSLHYQLTINEDIEIEHYIQSMGRHLVSNTDAPSNPFHFFIVLDKSINAFAGPGGYIGINSGLFLLTEAESELASVVAHEVAHVTQRHLYRAFEAASQLSIPTAAATLAAILIGTQNPALGQAALVAIQASNMQFQIDFTRDNEQEADRVGMQNLADSNYDPRSMPSFFEHLQQSSRFYGKGIPEFLRTHPVTVSRVSDTRGRAEKYPYQQYPNSISYLLIRAKLRVLSADNSDTVLDYFKLKSTLGTSQQRAVARYGIALAHLKKQQFSNAEEILIALSKRYPNQPHYINALAKTALETKNYKQAIRLYKQALTRFPTNKALKIDYIKGLLKSGQPYIAKQHLETLDEAFRKRALYFELLAQSYAGLKQMAESHRYVAEYYYAIGDTQTAILQLKLARKSKPMDLYLNAILNARLHFFQKEEQQRKRNE, from the coding sequence ATGAAATTAAAATTTGCTATTTTAACGGTCTCTTTCGCCTTTTTTTCAACGGCCTTGTACGCCATAACCCCCTCTAAAATCAATTTACCCGACATGGGGGATTCAAGTGGAACGTTAATTTCGCCTATTCAAGAACAAAAACTGGGCGAGGCTTTTTTTCGGAGTTTACATTATCAACTCACGATTAATGAGGATATTGAAATTGAACACTATATTCAATCCATGGGAAGACATTTAGTTTCAAATACGGATGCCCCCAGTAATCCCTTTCATTTTTTTATCGTGTTAGATAAAAGTATTAATGCCTTTGCAGGGCCTGGGGGTTATATTGGCATTAATTCGGGGTTATTTTTATTAACCGAGGCTGAAAGTGAATTAGCCTCTGTCGTCGCCCATGAAGTCGCTCATGTAACACAACGCCACTTATATCGTGCTTTTGAAGCCGCGAGTCAACTTTCTATTCCAACCGCCGCCGCGACCTTAGCCGCTATTTTAATCGGCACTCAAAATCCAGCATTAGGTCAGGCCGCCTTAGTGGCGATACAAGCGAGTAACATGCAATTTCAAATTGATTTTACACGTGATAATGAGCAAGAAGCGGATCGCGTCGGTATGCAAAATTTAGCCGATTCAAACTATGACCCACGCAGTATGCCTTCTTTTTTTGAACATTTACAACAATCTAGCCGTTTTTATGGAAAAGGAATTCCAGAATTTTTACGCACCCACCCTGTTACGGTTTCCCGCGTTTCAGATACACGCGGTAGGGCAGAAAAATACCCTTATCAACAATACCCTAACTCGATAAGCTATCTTTTAATTCGAGCAAAACTAAGAGTGTTAAGTGCGGACAATAGTGACACTGTATTAGATTATTTCAAACTCAAATCGACCCTTGGCACATCACAGCAGCGCGCTGTTGCCCGTTATGGGATTGCCTTAGCCCACTTAAAAAAACAGCAATTTTCTAACGCTGAAGAAATATTAATTGCCTTAAGTAAACGTTACCCTAACCAACCACACTATATCAATGCCCTAGCAAAAACAGCTCTAGAAACAAAGAATTATAAACAGGCCATCCGACTTTATAAGCAAGCACTCACTCGCTTTCCAACCAATAAAGCCCTTAAAATTGATTATATAAAAGGATTATTAAAATCAGGACAGCCCTATATCGCAAAACAACACTTAGAAACATTAGACGAGGCCTTTCGTAAACGCGCTTTATATTTTGAATTGCTCGCTCAAAGTTATGCAGGTTTAAAACAAATGGCCGAATCACATCGTTATGTTGCCGAATATTATTATGCTATAGGCGATACACAAACAGCCATTTTACAACTTAAATTAGCCCGAAAATCAAAACCCATGGATCTTTATTTAAACGCTATTTTAAATGCACGTTTACATTTTTTTCAAAAAGAAGAACAACAAAGAAAAAGAAATGAATAA
- a CDS encoding EAL domain-containing protein, with product MKTVSLRLWIPVVVLLLTIVLISGLLFCQLTLQTNNLKQHKIEDVRYLMIRLQKLAEKAIVRQHLYFIEQEINVLAIETGIKTLVLINPQGQIEYANHSHWKSKKATEVIPNNYIKQDKQTPIKFKIELSEIDPSIHAVFPVLFPSEVKKSDSFSYGLLYLHYNLTPALATIQANVFAQGVLLLPMALLSMLILMVLLSYFINQPINHLVRVIELFSENKLAQSELTGTGELAVLGRAFNELTLHLETTQQNLKRQMDLYSLLSASNQLIIRAKSQQKLFDDICQITVEKKQFSLAWIGLLNHQTSKIEVAAKSGSAENYLENIFISVNPEIPEGQGATAIAIRENTHVINNDFLHAIRNKPWYRVAKKKPIQSSAAFPIVKFGLVVGAFNIYADVKNYFSTDLISLLDEMAQDISFALENILLNQLRNKAEAALLEKEKNLSVTLDSIGDGVIVVNKIGLITRMNPVAESLTGWKEKDVLRLPFDNIFHIINTSTRKEVINPIHQVLREKKIVGLANHTTLISKQGVEYQISDSAAPILDEGKQIVGAILVFQDVTKQYITMEALKLSELRFRDVIEASEAYIWEVDLEGYYTYLTEKVEAIKGYKRSELLGHKPFEFMPEEEEIVSAMSILKNVIHEKGKFELTHRNITAKGTILWEEVKGQVVINNEGNVSGLRGVGVSINQRKQDEAEIQRLAYYDSLTSLPNRRMINNRLADEISAAKRHHFFGALLFIDLDHFKNLNDSLGHEVGDELLVQIAKRLKNELRKEDIAARLGGDEFIVLLTHLSLNLESAVTKVRKVTEKLLQELRRPYQLKEHQYYNSSSIGIALFPIKNENAEIVFKQADTALYQAKDKGRNNFLFYHPQMQAMANKRLEIEKDLRIALLEKQLQLYYQPQVNQQKELIGSEVLLRWKHPTKGYIPPDQFIPIAEEVGLIIEIGDWIIQQGFQQIKQWEESKFLKKGQKFSINVSPNQFKEEYFANKLIQQINKIGINPKLIILELTEGTFLDDITETVEKMKHLKNLGFIFSIDDFGTGYSSLSYLKRLPIDELKIDKAFIDDLENDSDDQIIIDTIIAMAKHLKLSVIAEGVETQPQFEFLKAHGCFNYQGYLFSRPLNTQDFEDYMQKTLNPPL from the coding sequence ATGAAAACTGTTTCTTTACGTTTATGGATTCCTGTTGTTGTTTTACTATTAACAATAGTATTAATTTCTGGGCTATTATTTTGTCAATTAACATTGCAAACAAACAATCTAAAACAACATAAAATAGAAGACGTACGTTATTTAATGATTCGTTTACAAAAGCTTGCGGAAAAAGCAATCGTTCGGCAACATTTGTATTTTATTGAACAAGAGATTAATGTCTTAGCGATAGAAACAGGCATTAAAACATTGGTATTAATCAACCCTCAGGGGCAAATAGAGTATGCCAATCATTCTCATTGGAAGTCCAAAAAAGCCACGGAGGTTATTCCTAATAACTATATCAAGCAGGATAAACAAACGCCCATAAAATTTAAGATCGAGCTTTCAGAAATTGACCCGTCTATTCATGCTGTTTTTCCAGTCCTATTCCCCTCCGAAGTAAAAAAATCAGATTCATTTTCTTATGGATTACTATACCTCCATTATAATTTAACCCCTGCTTTAGCGACTATTCAGGCTAATGTTTTCGCCCAAGGAGTCCTTTTATTACCAATGGCTTTGCTTTCGATGCTAATTCTAATGGTTCTTTTAAGCTATTTTATTAATCAACCCATTAACCACCTAGTCAGGGTCATCGAACTTTTTTCTGAAAATAAATTAGCCCAATCTGAATTAACAGGAACAGGGGAATTAGCGGTTTTAGGGCGTGCCTTTAATGAATTAACCTTACATTTAGAAACAACCCAGCAGAACTTGAAGCGACAAATGGATTTATATTCATTATTAAGTGCAAGCAATCAATTAATTATTCGAGCTAAATCGCAGCAAAAATTATTTGATGATATTTGTCAAATCACCGTAGAAAAAAAACAATTCTCATTAGCATGGATAGGGTTACTTAACCATCAAACCTCCAAAATTGAAGTGGCCGCTAAATCGGGTTCAGCCGAAAATTATTTAGAAAATATTTTTATTTCTGTCAACCCAGAAATTCCTGAAGGTCAAGGAGCAACGGCTATTGCGATTAGAGAAAATACACATGTTATTAATAATGACTTTTTACATGCCATTCGTAATAAGCCGTGGTATAGAGTCGCAAAAAAGAAACCCATACAATCAAGTGCCGCCTTTCCTATTGTTAAATTTGGTTTGGTCGTAGGAGCCTTTAATATTTATGCCGATGTAAAAAATTATTTTTCAACCGATCTTATTAGCTTACTTGATGAGATGGCACAAGATATTTCGTTTGCCCTAGAAAATATACTGTTAAATCAATTACGGAACAAAGCGGAAGCGGCCTTACTTGAGAAAGAAAAAAACTTATCCGTTACGCTTGATTCAATTGGGGACGGTGTCATCGTCGTTAATAAAATAGGCTTAATCACTCGAATGAACCCCGTTGCCGAATCCTTAACAGGCTGGAAAGAAAAAGATGTCCTCAGACTTCCCTTTGATAACATTTTTCATATTATCAATACCAGTACTCGAAAAGAGGTTATAAACCCCATTCACCAAGTTTTACGCGAAAAAAAAATTGTTGGGCTTGCAAATCATACAACCCTCATTTCCAAACAAGGGGTTGAATATCAAATCTCTGATAGTGCCGCGCCTATTTTAGATGAAGGCAAGCAAATTGTAGGGGCTATTTTAGTTTTTCAAGATGTGACCAAACAATACATCACGATGGAGGCATTAAAACTGAGTGAATTACGATTTCGTGATGTTATTGAAGCCTCAGAAGCTTATATCTGGGAAGTTGATCTTGAGGGTTATTACACCTATTTAACTGAAAAAGTAGAGGCCATTAAAGGTTACAAGCGTTCAGAATTGTTAGGACATAAACCCTTTGAATTTATGCCTGAAGAAGAAGAAATTGTTTCTGCGATGAGCATTTTAAAGAACGTCATTCATGAAAAAGGTAAATTTGAACTAACCCACCGAAATATTACCGCCAAGGGAACCATTTTATGGGAAGAGGTTAAAGGGCAAGTCGTTATTAATAACGAAGGTAACGTATCCGGTCTTCGAGGCGTGGGTGTCAGTATTAATCAGCGTAAACAAGATGAAGCAGAAATCCAACGGTTAGCTTATTACGACTCATTAACCTCGTTGCCTAATCGCCGAATGATTAATAATCGCCTTGCTGATGAAATTTCAGCCGCTAAACGACACCATTTTTTTGGCGCGTTATTATTTATTGATTTAGATCATTTTAAAAACCTTAATGACTCACTAGGCCATGAAGTCGGTGATGAACTTTTAGTTCAAATTGCTAAACGACTTAAAAATGAATTACGCAAAGAAGATATAGCGGCCCGACTTGGCGGTGATGAATTTATTGTTTTACTCACCCATTTAAGTTTAAATTTAGAAAGTGCAGTAACCAAAGTAAGAAAAGTAACCGAAAAACTACTACAGGAATTGCGTAGACCTTATCAACTAAAAGAGCATCAGTACTATAATAGTAGTAGCATTGGTATTGCCTTATTTCCAATTAAAAATGAAAACGCTGAAATTGTATTTAAACAAGCGGATACGGCTTTATATCAGGCCAAAGATAAGGGACGAAATAACTTTCTATTTTATCATCCACAAATGCAAGCAATGGCTAATAAACGCCTAGAAATAGAAAAAGATTTACGCATCGCCTTGTTAGAAAAGCAACTCCAATTATATTATCAACCCCAAGTCAATCAACAAAAAGAGTTAATCGGTTCCGAAGTTTTATTACGTTGGAAACACCCAACAAAAGGTTATATTCCACCCGATCAATTTATTCCTATTGCGGAAGAAGTCGGGTTAATTATTGAAATCGGTGATTGGATTATTCAACAAGGATTTCAACAAATTAAACAGTGGGAAGAATCTAAGTTCTTAAAAAAAGGACAAAAATTTTCAATTAATGTCAGTCCTAATCAATTTAAAGAAGAATATTTTGCGAACAAATTAATTCAACAAATCAATAAAATTGGAATCAATCCAAAATTAATTATTTTAGAATTAACCGAAGGAACCTTTTTAGACGACATCACAGAAACGGTCGAAAAAATGAAGCATTTAAAGAATTTAGGCTTTATTTTTTCAATTGATGATTTTGGGACAGGTTACTCTTCACTTTCTTATTTAAAACGTCTTCCGATTGATGAACTTAAAATTGACAAAGCATTTATTGATGATTTAGAAAATGACAGTGATGACCAAATCATTATTGATACCATTATTGCTATGGCTAAACACTTAAAATTAAGTGTTATTGCCGAAGGGGTTGAAACACAACCCCAATTTGAATTTTTGAAAGCGCATGGATGTTTTAATTACCAAGGGTATTTATTTAGTAGACCTTTGAATACACAAGACTTTGAAGATTACATGCAAAAAACATTAAATCCCCCCTTATAG
- a CDS encoding sodium-independent anion transporter, which translates to MGSVAQFAHEESCDDEENISKKIQTQVYIKHFDRPIFFGFAVAFQDMHHKLPEVKVVVMRMSKVPYIDQSGIYVIEDAVLSLKEKGVVVMMIDIQEQPKDMLKNIGLIPCLIPEINLFSNFRDCVEALETGDTIKMD; encoded by the coding sequence ATGGGGTCAGTCGCCCAATTTGCACATGAAGAATCATGCGATGATGAGGAAAATATTTCAAAAAAAATTCAGACACAGGTTTATATTAAACATTTTGACAGGCCTATATTTTTTGGTTTTGCCGTCGCTTTTCAAGATATGCACCATAAACTTCCTGAGGTAAAAGTCGTCGTTATGCGCATGTCTAAAGTACCTTACATTGATCAGTCTGGAATTTATGTCATTGAAGATGCTGTTCTTTCTTTAAAAGAGAAAGGCGTTGTCGTCATGATGATTGATATACAAGAACAACCCAAAGATATGTTAAAAAATATTGGTTTAATTCCCTGCTTGATTCCAGAGATAAATTTATTCTCTAATTTTCGGGATTGCGTTGAAGCATTAGAAACGGGTGATACCATCAAAATGGATTAA
- the dcd gene encoding dCTP deaminase: MSIKSDIWIRRMAQQHKMIEPFIPGQIKNSSQGRVISYGTSSYGYDVRCADEFKIFTNINSAIVDPKDFNEDSFVDVKSDVCIIPPNSFALARTIEFFRIPRDVLTICLGKSTYARCGIIVNVTPLEPEWEGHVTLEFSNTTPLPAKIYANEGVAQMLFFGGDEVCETSYKDRGGKYQGQQGVTLPKA, translated from the coding sequence ATGAGTATTAAATCTGACATTTGGATCCGCCGTATGGCTCAACAACATAAAATGATCGAGCCTTTCATTCCCGGTCAAATAAAAAATTCATCGCAAGGGCGAGTCATTTCTTATGGAACATCAAGTTATGGTTATGATGTTCGCTGCGCGGATGAATTTAAAATTTTTACGAATATTAACTCGGCCATTGTTGATCCCAAAGATTTTAATGAAGATAGTTTCGTTGATGTCAAATCAGATGTCTGCATTATTCCACCTAACTCTTTTGCCTTAGCAAGAACGATTGAATTTTTTCGTATTCCACGCGATGTACTCACGATTTGTTTAGGGAAAAGTACCTATGCCCGTTGTGGTATTATTGTGAATGTAACTCCTTTAGAACCTGAATGGGAAGGTCATGTCACACTAGAATTTTCTAATACCACCCCCTTACCCGCCAAAATTTACGCCAATGAAGGCGTTGCACAAATGTTATTTTTTGGGGGCGATGAAGTGTGTGAAACGTCTTATAAAGACAGAGGGGGGAAATACCAAGGACAACAAGGGGTTACTCTACCTAAAGCCTAA
- a CDS encoding rhodanese-like domain-containing protein → MTIKQISAETLQHDLNTNHPPLLLDVREPHEFEFVHIKESNLVPLNQIPNYITNLDFEQAIVLICHHGMRSQQAAEYMNKAGFINLFNLVGGIDAWAIKCNPTMRRY, encoded by the coding sequence ATGACCATCAAACAAATTTCAGCAGAAACGTTACAGCACGATTTAAATACGAATCATCCTCCTTTATTATTAGACGTTAGAGAGCCACATGAATTTGAATTCGTCCATATTAAAGAGAGTAATTTAGTGCCGCTTAATCAAATTCCAAACTATATTACTAACTTGGATTTTGAACAAGCTATTGTCCTGATTTGTCATCACGGAATGCGAAGTCAACAGGCGGCAGAGTATATGAATAAAGCAGGTTTTATAAATTTATTCAATCTTGTTGGTGGAATTGATGCGTGGGCAATTAAGTGTAACCCCACTATGCGACGGTATTAA
- the glmS gene encoding glutamine--fructose-6-phosphate transaminase (isomerizing) → MNTEGMIHQGLRSIIMEIFKFTKKAGALSVLKKEIEGITLKGTSGIAHTRWATHGAPTDNNAHPFLSFNSSVTVVHNGIIENYKALRQSLSEKGYAMESETDSEVIAHLIELFTVNNPHWTFNELVAYLAETLKGAYALLIQFVNKPNEIYGLRFECPLAYVQTPTTVAISSDIASLIGYDRNINILRDGQAVHLTLDTEDLINFDSSEVDCLHVNVDWDVKAAEKLGYDYFLRKEIAEQPTSVRGLKNTLMEKVNEIDEFITSVNPDAIIFIACGSASYSCVFATVFARNIELKQRVSWEIGSEFRYNPPIINEKTLVIGMSQSGETADTVSALRYAKLKGAKIISVINVVGSTISMIGDLTLNLSAGPEVAVPSTKAVINQFIAAVFLIEVLRQQKREALKQWLVSIEELEVGIEKIIEMEEDIKNYAKLLAGHQNMFVVGRGLDYPTSLEGALKLKETAYIHAEAMYAGEFKHGSISLIEYGMPVLILLGDESVAVKTVINAEEVATRGGQLLVIDSLDGECFDFSCDVSYIKIPPLKKPFNLIAQIVVLQLLAYHAGLHRNINVDKPRNLAKSVTVE, encoded by the coding sequence TTGAATACAGAGGGTATGATTCATCAGGGATTGCGGTCAATTATAATGGAGATTTTCAAGTTTACAAAAAAAGCAGGGGCGTTATCAGTTTTAAAAAAAGAAATCGAAGGCATTACCTTAAAAGGAACCTCTGGCATTGCGCATACCCGTTGGGCAACTCATGGGGCCCCCACCGATAATAATGCCCATCCTTTTTTATCCTTCAATTCATCGGTGACGGTTGTCCACAACGGCATTATTGAAAACTATAAAGCCCTTCGACAAAGTTTATCTGAAAAAGGGTATGCGATGGAGTCTGAAACTGACTCAGAAGTCATAGCCCACTTAATAGAATTATTTACGGTGAATAATCCTCACTGGACGTTTAATGAATTGGTCGCTTATTTAGCTGAAACATTAAAAGGGGCCTACGCTTTATTGATTCAGTTTGTAAATAAACCCAATGAAATTTATGGGTTACGGTTTGAATGCCCATTAGCCTACGTTCAAACGCCAACCACGGTTGCCATATCATCTGATATAGCCAGTTTAATCGGCTATGATCGGAATATAAATATATTACGTGATGGGCAGGCGGTTCATTTAACCCTAGATACAGAGGATCTTATTAACTTTGACAGTTCCGAAGTAGATTGTTTGCATGTTAATGTTGATTGGGATGTTAAAGCGGCTGAAAAACTAGGTTACGATTATTTTTTAAGAAAAGAGATTGCGGAACAGCCGACTTCTGTGCGCGGGTTAAAAAATACGTTAATGGAAAAAGTTAATGAAATTGATGAGTTTATAACCTCCGTTAATCCAGACGCTATTATTTTTATTGCGTGTGGCTCGGCTTCGTATAGTTGTGTTTTTGCCACCGTTTTTGCACGAAATATAGAATTAAAACAACGTGTATCATGGGAAATTGGTTCTGAATTTAGATATAACCCTCCGATTATTAATGAAAAAACCTTAGTGATTGGAATGAGTCAATCAGGTGAAACGGCGGATACGGTGAGTGCATTACGTTATGCCAAATTGAAAGGCGCAAAAATAATTTCGGTTATTAACGTGGTTGGGAGTACGATTAGTATGATTGGTGATTTAACGCTGAATCTTAGTGCAGGCCCTGAAGTGGCGGTTCCTAGTACGAAAGCCGTGATTAATCAATTTATTGCGGCGGTGTTTCTTATTGAGGTTTTACGTCAACAAAAGCGAGAGGCATTAAAGCAATGGCTTGTATCTATTGAAGAACTGGAAGTAGGCATAGAAAAAATAATAGAAATGGAAGAAGACATTAAAAATTATGCCAAACTCTTGGCAGGGCATCAAAATATGTTTGTTGTGGGCCGAGGACTAGATTATCCAACTTCATTAGAAGGGGCATTAAAGTTAAAGGAAACCGCTTATATCCATGCAGAAGCGATGTATGCAGGCGAGTTTAAGCATGGGAGTATTTCTTTAATTGAATATGGAATGCCTGTGTTAATTTTACTGGGTGATGAATCCGTTGCGGTAAAAACAGTGATTAATGCAGAAGAAGTCGCTACACGTGGGGGGCAACTTCTGGTTATTGATTCACTAGATGGTGAATGTTTTGATTTTTCGTGTGACGTTAGTTATATAAAAATTCCTCCGCTTAAAAAGCCATTTAACTTAATTGCTCAAATAGTTGTCTTACAATTACTTGCTTATCATGCAGGTTTACACCGTAATATTAACGTTGATAAACCTAGAAATTTAGCCAAATCAGTTACGGTAGAATAG
- a CDS encoding HindVP family restriction endonuclease: protein MSITSPSLFGLLKTNRDFSQKESWGKNQFNSSFPASLCCYLASKNIEANYLAIKNSRYTHSLIGVQDVFGIPAESNDLYFAFESQYTPFQKYVIGTLPRTDIVIQKESTGECLAGLEVKLTALPDNTTCNLDDHFYGSEIVVRPDSIVYLACSLALNFSEKLADYLGEMTIDDWSDASQVLPHIKNIVTAIEKISLATEKYQTPFLIQPVWKTTGKSPQLAEQCLDVFVWSDAGFSYFISKIASKDPNANKITRQTRTAIWLYKMLKDFNEHGKFNHKEIIDSLSYNTKNDKAFSSTGNITHKYMSTERLKKPIIAKSEIKNIILGGGQNMLSPERRFDAIVFNSPGLFES, encoded by the coding sequence TTGTCAATAACATCACCAAGCCTATTTGGTTTACTAAAAACCAACAGAGACTTTAGTCAGAAAGAATCATGGGGTAAAAATCAATTTAATTCCTCTTTTCCTGCCTCGCTATGCTGTTATCTGGCATCAAAAAATATTGAGGCCAATTATTTAGCCATTAAAAATAGTCGCTATACACATTCATTAATAGGAGTGCAAGACGTATTTGGAATTCCAGCAGAGAGTAACGATTTATATTTTGCGTTTGAATCTCAGTATACGCCATTCCAAAAATATGTTATCGGGACACTACCAAGAACGGACATAGTTATTCAAAAAGAAAGCACAGGAGAATGTTTAGCTGGACTTGAAGTGAAATTAACGGCCTTACCCGATAACACAACGTGTAATTTAGACGATCATTTTTACGGTAGTGAAATAGTTGTACGCCCTGATTCTATTGTTTATTTAGCGTGTAGTCTTGCATTAAATTTCAGTGAAAAACTGGCTGATTATCTCGGTGAAATGACTATAGATGACTGGTCAGATGCCTCTCAAGTATTACCTCATATTAAAAATATTGTTACAGCTATTGAAAAAATTTCACTGGCTACTGAAAAATATCAAACTCCCTTTCTTATTCAACCTGTTTGGAAGACAACAGGAAAATCGCCACAATTAGCAGAGCAGTGTTTAGATGTATTCGTTTGGAGTGATGCAGGATTTAGCTATTTTATTTCCAAGATTGCAAGTAAAGACCCTAATGCCAATAAAATTACTCGCCAAACACGGACGGCTATATGGCTGTATAAAATGTTAAAAGACTTTAATGAGCATGGGAAATTTAATCATAAAGAAATCATCGATAGCCTTTCGTATAACACAAAAAATGATAAAGCATTTTCATCAACAGGAAATATTACCCATAAATACATGTCAACTGAGCGGCTTAAAAAGCCAATTATAGCTAAATCAGAAATTAAAAATATCATTTTAGGTGGTGGGCAAAATATGCTTAGCCCCGAACGTCGATTTGATGCGATCGTTTTTAATTCACCTGGGCTATTTGAATCATGA
- a CDS encoding DNA cytosine methyltransferase, producing the protein MKCVDLFSGCGGMSLGFQMAGVDILAAIDNWEKSINVYNKNFSHKCYLHDLKDEEGALKIIDKFNPEMIIGGPPCQDFSSAGKRDETLGRADLTYHFANIICSYQPKWFVMENVERIKKSHILAEVIQQYEKAGYGLTSVILDASYCNTPQSRKRFFLIGALGQENNVLTPIFQKKLTNKRMTIRDYLGGSLGLKYYYRHPRNYNRRGIFSIDEPSPTVRGVNRPVPSGYNKHSGDPVNAILSDVRPLTTIERSYLQTFPETFEFLGTKTNLEQMIGNAVPVNLAKFVASGILEFIANSEVEIQGQQDLFTGLDDFIMPGKVLQRVE; encoded by the coding sequence ATGAAATGTGTTGATTTATTTTCGGGGTGTGGAGGAATGTCCTTGGGTTTTCAAATGGCTGGTGTGGACATATTGGCCGCTATTGATAATTGGGAAAAATCCATTAATGTCTATAATAAAAATTTTTCACATAAATGTTATCTGCATGATCTGAAAGATGAGGAAGGGGCATTAAAAATTATAGATAAGTTTAATCCTGAGATGATAATAGGAGGGCCTCCTTGTCAAGATTTTTCATCTGCGGGAAAAAGAGATGAAACGTTAGGTCGAGCTGATTTGACCTATCATTTTGCAAATATTATTTGTTCTTATCAACCGAAATGGTTTGTGATGGAAAATGTAGAACGCATTAAAAAAAGCCATATTCTTGCAGAGGTTATCCAACAGTATGAAAAAGCTGGTTACGGGTTAACCTCGGTTATATTAGATGCTTCCTATTGTAATACGCCTCAATCAAGAAAAAGATTTTTTCTAATAGGTGCATTGGGACAGGAAAATAACGTATTGACACCTATTTTTCAGAAAAAATTAACTAATAAAAGAATGACGATTAGGGATTATCTGGGGGGTAGTTTAGGACTCAAATATTATTATCGACACCCAAGAAACTATAATCGTCGAGGAATTTTTTCTATTGATGAGCCTAGCCCTACGGTTAGAGGTGTTAATAGACCTGTACCATCAGGCTACAATAAGCATTCAGGAGATCCTGTAAATGCTATACTTTCAGATGTTCGCCCATTGACAACAATAGAACGAAGTTATTTGCAAACATTTCCTGAAACTTTTGAATTTTTAGGAACAAAAACAAATCTCGAGCAAATGATTGGTAATGCTGTTCCAGTTAATCTTGCTAAATTTGTTGCTAGTGGTATTTTAGAGTTTATAGCTAATTCAGAAGTCGAAATACAGGGACAACAGGATTTGTTTACAGGTCTTGATGATTTCATAATGCCTGGTAAAGTACTTCAGCGGGTAGAATAA